From a region of the Narcine bancroftii isolate sNarBan1 chromosome 5, sNarBan1.hap1, whole genome shotgun sequence genome:
- the LOC138765472 gene encoding probable G-protein coupled receptor 139, translating into MAILVLCRGNCGLSKGITRYLLSMAAADLMVLIFEVILYEIKDGYFPYSFLNYTPVCSLNLTLLFASLDCSVWLTVMFTFDRFVAIRCQTLRTRYCNEKTANVVVPMVSFASILQNVPIYFIYERREMINDLPWSCFVKPSFYTLPIWVAYLWLDTILTPLMPFLLIIILNALTIRHIVLSNRARCGLRRGKDVGGERDPEIVNRRKSITLLLSISGSFVLLWMVTFVCFISVHFIDNQFLESNYKDPFTIAEQSGYMLRCLSSCTNTFIYAVSQSKFRKELRKIILRPLELLGVAIRA; encoded by the coding sequence ATGGCGATTCTCGTCCTCTGTCGTGGAAACTGCGGTCTGTCCAAAGGCATCACTCGGTACCTACTGTCCATGGCCGCAGCGGACCTGATGGTTTTGATATTTGAAGTAATTCTCTATGAGATTAAGGATGGTTATTTCCCATATTCGTTCCTAAACTATACACCTGTCTGCAGTCTCAACCTTACTCTGCTTTTTGCTTCTCTTGATTGCTCCGTCTGGTTGACTGTGATGTTCACCTTTGATCGATTCGTTGCTATTCGTTGCCAAACGTTACGAACGAGATATTGCAACGAGAAAACAGCTAACGTGGTGGTGCCTATGGTGTCATTCGCAAGCATTTTACAAAATGTTCCGATATACTTTATATATGAACGTCGGGAAATGATTAACGACCTACCTTGGTCCTGCTTCGTCAAACCAAGCTTCTATACATTGCCCATATGGGTGGCATATTTATGGTTGGATACAATTTTAACGCCATTGATGCCATTTCTTTTGATCATCATTCTGAACGCCCTGACTATTAGGCACATTGTATTGTCTAATAGGGCGAGGTGTGGCCTCCGAAGAGGGAAGGACGTTGGGGGTGAGAGAGATCCGGAAATAGTGAATCGAAGGAAATCAATCACTCTACTACTCTCTATATCGGGATCTTTTGTGCTGCTTTGGATGGTAACTTTTGTTTGTTTTATATCCGTGCATTTTatagataatcaatttttggaaTCGAATTACAAGGACCCATTTACCATCGCAGAACAATCCGGTTACATGCTGAGATGTTTGAGCTCTTGCACAAATACTTTTATATATGCAGTGTCCCAGAGTAAATTCAGAAAAGAACTGAGGAAGATCATTTTGCGTCCTCTTGAACTCTTGGGTGTTGCAATAAGGGCATGA
- the LOC138764584 gene encoding zinc finger protein 271-like, whose product MAMEPFQYSVCGTQFKQSGIQTTLQQIYTRERPFTCSVNSSQLIHHHQVHARERPFICSECGKGFSRSSHLMRHQQVHTGERPFTCSECGKGFTQSSNLVTHQRIHTGERPFICSKCGKGFSRLSSLITHHRVHTGERPFTCSVCGKGFTQSSSLVIHQRVHTGERQYICLKCGKGFCLSSHLLRHQRVHTGERPFTCSECGKGFTQSSSLMTHQRVHTGERPFTCTNCEKRFSRLSSLVTHQRVHTGERPFICTECGRGFTQSSSLVTHQRVHTGERQFICSMCGKGFSRSSHLLRHQRIHTGERPYICSECGKGFTRSSHLQRHQRVHTGEQPFTCSECGKGFTQSSNLMIHQRVHTGERPFTCHRCGKRFPDSSYLLRHQRIHTGERPFICTECGKGFTQSSALDRHQRVHTGERPFTCSQCGKGFALSSHLLRHQRVHAGKNS is encoded by the coding sequence ATGGCCATGGAACCTTTTCAGTATTCTGTTTGTGGGACACAGTTCAAGCAATCTGGAATCCAGACAACACTGCAGCAAATTTACACCAGagagaggccattcacctgctctGTGAACTCATCCCAGCTGATACACCACCATCAGGTTCACGCCAGGGAGAGGCCGTTTATCTGCTCTGAGTGTGGGAAGGGATTCAGTCGATCATCCCATCTCATGagacaccagcaagttcacaccggggagaggccgttCACTTGCTctgagtgtgggaaggggttcactCAGTCATCCAACTTGGTGACGCACCAACGAATTCACACCGGGGAAAGGCCATTCATCTGCTCAAAATGTGGGAAGGGGTTCAGTCGCTTATCCAGTCTGATAACACACCATCGGGTTCACAcaggggagaggccattcacctgtTCTGTGTGTGGAAAGGGATTCACTCAGTCATCCAGCCTAGTGATACATCAGCGAGTTCACACCGGAGAGAGGCAGTACATCTGCCTGAAATGTGGGAAAGGATTCTGTTTGTCATCACACTTGCTgagacaccagcgggttcacactggggagaggccattcacctgctctGAATGTGGGAAGGGTTTCACTCAGTCATCCAGCTTAATGACACACCAGCGAGTTCACACTGGGGAAAGACCGTTCACCTGCACCAATTGTGAGAAGAGATTCAGTCGCTTATCCAGTCTGGTGACACACCAACgagttcacaccggggagaggccattcatctgCACTGAGTGTGGGAGAGGATTCACACAGTCATCCAGTCTAGTaacacaccagcgggttcacacaggAGAGAGGCAGTTCATCTGCTCCATGTGTGGGAAGGGATTCAGTCGTTCATCCCACCTGCTGAGACACCAGCGAATTCACACTGGAGAGAGACCGTACATCTGCTCTGAATGTGGAAAGGGATTCACTCGGTCATCTCATCTGCAGAGACACCAGCGTGTTCACACTGGGGAGCAGCCGTTCACCTGCTCCGAATGTGGAAAGGGGTTCACACAGTCGTCCAACCTGATGATACACCAgagggtccacaccggggagaggccgttCACCTGCCACAGGTGTGGAAAACGATTTCCAGATTCTTCTTACTTGCTGAGGCACCAGCGTATTCACACGGGAGAGAGACCATTCATCTGCACTGAGTGTGGGAAGGGATTTACTCAATCATCCGCCCTTGACAGACACCAGCGAGTCCACACTGGtgagaggccattcacctgctcccagtGTGGGAAGGGATTTGCTTTGTCTTCCCATCTGCTGAGGCACCAACGAGTCCACGCTGGGAAGAACAGTTAA